A window of the Blattabacterium cuenoti genome harbors these coding sequences:
- a CDS encoding DEAD/DEAH box helicase: protein MKTFQEYNFFNDNIIQAIEAIGFKYPTPIQEKVIPFLLSSKKDVIALAQTGTGKTAAFGLPIIQKINFKSTLPQALILCPTRELCIQITRDLCRFSKFSSFIKIVSLYGGANINSQIKSLKNKTHIIVGTPGRIIDLIKRKKLHFGEIQYLVLDEADEMLNMGFKEELDYIIEKLPKKRQSLLFSATMSRYINVIAHKYLIDPIEIVTGKKNIVSDDVKHVYYMIESLNKKYLALKRIVDINPDIYGIIFCSTKKETKEIAEFLIKDGYNADALYGDLSQTQRESVMNRFRNKSLQFLVATDVAARGLDVHNITHVINYNLPKESEIYVHRSGRTGRAGNTGISVCIIQTKEIRNLKEFEKKIGKNFDRVMVPTGEEICEKQLFYFIEKVKKTVVDETLMDKFIPEIQKNLELFDKKELIKRFSWIEFNHFINYYKNSKDLNPVSYSYKKNYNSLFNKKRIFSKTKKLKKESFSKLFLNIGFKDNLTKLGLINLINQAVNNSHINIGHIEILSNFSLFEVEKRYRNKILIGMSRINHLGRPLSIEIKN from the coding sequence ATGAAAACATTTCAAGAATACAATTTTTTTAACGATAATATAATTCAAGCTATCGAAGCTATTGGGTTTAAGTATCCTACACCGATACAAGAAAAAGTGATTCCTTTTTTATTATCTTCAAAAAAAGATGTTATAGCATTGGCCCAAACCGGAACAGGAAAAACAGCTGCTTTTGGTCTTCCAATTATCCAAAAAATAAATTTCAAATCTACTTTACCTCAAGCTTTAATTTTATGCCCTACAAGAGAATTATGTATACAAATAACACGTGATCTTTGTAGATTTTCAAAATTTTCATCATTTATAAAAATTGTTTCTTTATATGGTGGAGCAAATATCAATTCTCAAATAAAATCTTTAAAAAATAAAACTCATATTATAGTAGGAACTCCAGGAAGAATTATAGATTTAATCAAAAGAAAAAAATTACATTTTGGTGAAATTCAATATTTAGTCCTTGATGAAGCAGACGAGATGCTAAATATGGGATTTAAAGAGGAATTGGATTATATAATAGAAAAGTTACCAAAAAAAAGACAAAGTCTTTTATTTTCGGCAACAATGTCTAGATATATAAACGTAATAGCTCATAAATATTTAATAGACCCTATAGAAATTGTCACAGGAAAAAAGAATATAGTTTCCGATGATGTTAAACACGTTTATTATATGATAGAAAGTTTGAATAAAAAATATTTAGCCTTGAAAAGGATTGTGGATATAAATCCTGATATTTATGGTATTATATTTTGTAGTACAAAAAAAGAAACTAAAGAAATAGCCGAGTTTTTAATCAAAGATGGTTATAATGCTGATGCTTTATATGGAGATCTATCACAAACACAACGTGAATCTGTTATGAATAGATTTAGAAACAAAAGTTTACAGTTTCTTGTGGCAACAGATGTTGCCGCTCGTGGATTAGATGTTCACAATATTACCCATGTTATTAATTATAATCTTCCAAAAGAAAGTGAAATTTATGTCCATAGAAGTGGACGCACTGGAAGGGCTGGAAACACAGGAATTTCTGTTTGCATTATTCAAACTAAAGAAATTAGAAATTTAAAAGAATTTGAAAAAAAAATTGGAAAAAATTTTGATCGTGTAATGGTTCCTACTGGAGAAGAAATTTGTGAAAAACAACTATTCTATTTTATAGAAAAAGTAAAAAAAACAGTTGTAGATGAAACATTAATGGATAAATTTATTCCTGAAATACAAAAAAATTTAGAATTGTTTGATAAAAAAGAATTGATAAAACGTTTTTCCTGGATTGAGTTCAATCATTTTATAAATTATTATAAAAACTCTAAAGATTTGAATCCAGTTTCTTATTCTTATAAAAAGAACTATAATTCTTTGTTCAACAAAAAAAGAATTTTTTCAAAAACAAAAAAATTAAAGAAAGAATCTTTTTCTAAACTTTTTTTGAATATAGGATTCAAAGATAATTTGACAAAATTAGGATTGATAAACTTAATTAACCAAGCAGTTAATAATTCACATATTAATATTGGTCATATAGAAATATTATCAAATTTTTCATTATTTGAAGTAGAAAAACGTTATAGAAATAAAATATTAATAGGAATGAGTAGAATAAATCATCTGGGAAGACCACTTTCTATAGAAATTAAAAACTAA
- the aroC gene encoding chorismate synthase gives MAGNIFGNLFRVSTFGESHGTALGGIIDGCPAGIELNFKEIQYELNRRKPGQSSIVSQRNEPDKVNFLSGIFDNKTTGTPIGFIIYNKDHKSDDYNHIREVYRPSHSDLTYEKKYGIRDYRGGGRSSARETTCRVVAGAIAKQLIKDITITSYVSSVGNISINKSYQELDLSRKSIENNPIRCPDPDTAEKMIYEIKKIKNKGDTIGGIITCIIKNIPIGIGEPVFDKLHAELGKAMLSINAVKGFEYGSGFNGTKLTGSQHNDLFKKDGRTKTNLSGGIQGGISNGMDIYFRIALKPIATIMQKQKTIDKHGNFILMEGKGRHDPCVLPRAIPIVESMTALVLADYWMYSKLSKYTSIKN, from the coding sequence ATGGCAGGGAATATTTTTGGAAATTTGTTTAGAGTTAGTACTTTTGGAGAAAGTCATGGAACAGCATTAGGTGGAATTATTGATGGATGTCCAGCAGGAATAGAATTAAACTTTAAAGAAATTCAATATGAATTGAATAGAAGAAAACCTGGACAATCCTCCATAGTTTCTCAAAGAAACGAACCCGACAAAGTAAACTTCTTATCTGGAATTTTTGATAACAAAACCACAGGGACGCCCATTGGTTTTATTATTTATAATAAAGATCATAAGTCGGATGACTATAATCATATTAGAGAAGTATATAGACCATCACATTCAGATTTAACATATGAAAAAAAATATGGAATAAGAGATTACAGAGGTGGAGGCCGTTCTTCTGCAAGAGAAACGACATGTAGAGTAGTAGCTGGCGCTATTGCTAAACAGTTAATAAAAGATATTACAATTACATCTTATGTTTCTTCTGTAGGAAACATATCTATAAATAAATCTTATCAAGAATTAGACTTATCAAGAAAATCAATAGAAAATAATCCGATAAGATGCCCTGATCCAGATACTGCGGAAAAAATGATATATGAAATAAAAAAAATAAAAAATAAAGGAGATACAATAGGGGGAATTATTACTTGCATAATAAAAAATATTCCAATAGGAATTGGAGAACCAGTTTTTGACAAATTACATGCTGAACTAGGAAAAGCTATGCTTTCAATTAATGCCGTTAAAGGATTTGAATACGGAAGTGGATTTAATGGAACTAAATTAACTGGTTCTCAACATAATGACTTATTTAAAAAAGATGGAAGAACTAAAACAAATTTATCTGGAGGAATACAAGGAGGTATTTCAAATGGAATGGATATTTATTTTAGAATAGCTTTGAAACCTATTGCCACAATAATGCAAAAACAAAAAACCATAGATAAACATGGAAATTTTATCCTTATGGAAGGAAAAGGAAGACATGATCCCTGTGTTTTACCTCGTGCTATTCCTATTGTAGAATCTATGACCGCTTTAGTTTTAGCCGATTATTGGATGTACAGTAAATTATCTAAATATACTTCAATCAAAAATTGA